CCGCGCCCTCGGCTCGCCAACACCCTGTGCTGACCTCGCGACTTGTCCTCACCGCCCGCCCGGAATTTGCCTTCAAACTCCTGGCCAACTCTTCAGGCTACGCGGACTGGGCGCCCTTCCTGACGATCTCACCGACCGCGAAGGGGCCCGATCCTGACCGCATGGACTTCTCGATCCGCATCAACCAGATGAAGAAGCCTCTGGTACTCTCGGGCAAGATTACAGATCGCGAACCGCACAGCGTTATTGCCTGGTCGATCGGAGCGCGTGGCGCCTTTCAACTGCACGAGCGTTTCACGATCAAGCGTGCGGCCGCGGGAAGCCTGATCATCCATGAGTTGGCCTTTGATGGCTTGCTGCGTCGGTTGATCGGATCACCACTGCAGCGACTCTACGCACCGGTGTTTCACGCCCTGGACAGGGCGCTTGTGCGTCGTCTGGGCGCTGCCAAGCGCCTGCGGTGATGGTCAACGCTTCCTTGCCGGGAAGACGCGTCGTCAGCGCCGGGCCAAGCTTAACAAGGACCTCCCAATGACCGCTGATCGCCTTCACATCTTGCGCATCTTTATCGACGCAGACGTGCTCGAAGCGGATCAACCCTACTCCAAAGTGTTGTTCGAGCGCGCCAAGGCGTTGGGGATCGCGAATGCTAGCGCCCTTCAAGTCGCCGAGTCTTACGGGGGCGCTGGCATTGTCCATGGGGCAAAAGCCTTGGATCTCGCGCCCGGAGGGCGCGTGATCATCGAACTGGTCGATCAGGAGGATCGTTTGCGCGCGTTCCTCGACACCCTCGGCCCGGGCGAGGACGTCGGCCTTGTGACGCTTGAGACTATCGCTGTCGTCAAGCACGGCGGCCATCACCACCACTCAGCAACCTGATCGGGAGACGACGCCTTGGCCTCCGCCACGCCGCAGACGCAAACAGGGCGTCAGCCCGACCCCGACCCCGACCCCGACCGCGCGCATGATCACGGCGGCAAATCCACCGACGCCCACGCACATGGCGGTTTCCTCGGTGAACGCACTGAGCTGTTCTTTGCCATCGGCTCCGGCGTGGCCTTGGCGATCGGATGGCTACTCAGTCAGAAGGTCTCCGGTCTGGCGCCTTTGAGCCTGTTTATCATCGCCTATGGGCTTGGCGGGTTCTTCACCATCAAGGAAGCCGTAGGGTCACTACGCAAGGGCAAGTTCGAGATCGACAGCCTGATGCTGGTCGCGGCGGCCGGCGCAGCAGCGTTGGGCCAGTGGGCGGAAGGCGCGCTGCTGCTCTTCCTCTTCAGCATAGGCCACGCGCTAGAACATTTCGCGATGGGACGCGCTCGGCGCGCCATCGAGGCCCTGGCCGAGCTGGCCCCCGAATGCGCGAGCGTCCGGCGAGATGGCGCTATCATCGACGTGCCCGTCGAAGACCTCCAGATCGGTGACATCGTACTGGTCAAACCCAATGAACGGATCGCCTCCGATGGCGTGGTCGTGGTCGGCCAAAGCAGCGTCAATCAGGCGCCAGTAACTGGTGAAAGCGTCCCGGTCGATAAGCGACCAGCGGCGGACGCCAGCCTGACGTTTGAGAAGGCCAGCGCGGAGCACCGGGTTTTCGCGGGCACGATCAATGGCTCCGGCGCGATCGAGGTGCGGGTGGCGCGCGTATCCTCTGAGACTACCTTGGCCCGGGTGGTGAAGATGGTGGCCGAAGCCGAGGCCCAGCGCTCGCCGACCCAGCAGTTCACTGATCGCTTCGAGCGCCTGTTCGTCCCGGCCGTCTTGGTCGGTGTCGGGCTGTTGATGCTGGCCTTCCTGGTGCGCGACGAGCCGTTCAGTGTAAGCTTTTACCGGGCAATGGCGGTGCTGGTGGCCGCAAGTCCCTGCGCCTTGGCCATCTCGGTTCCCAGCGCTGTGCTGAGCGGCGTCGCGCGGGCAGGGCGTGGCGGTGTTTTGGTCAAGGGCGGCGGCCCGCTGGAGAATTTGGGAACGCTGACGGTCCTGGCGTTCGATAAGACGGGGACGCTGACCGAGGGCAAACCCAGGGTCACCGATGTGTGCCCCGCTCAAGGCGTAGAGGAACACCAGCTGCTGGCTGTCGCGATCGCCGTGGAATCGTTGAGCGATCACCCTCTGGCGGCAGCAGTTGTCCGCGACGGGGGCGCGCGATTGGGCGACAGGCCGCGTATGATCGCCGAAGGCGTCAGCAGCCTAACGGGCAAGGGGGTAGAGGCCCAGGTCGAAGGCCAGCGCGTGGTGATCGGCAAACCCGGCCTGTTCGAAGGCGAGGACGGCGAGCCAATGCCGGACGCTGTCCGAGCTGTGGCCAGCCAATTGGAGGCACAAGGCCGCACTGTCATGGTCGTGCGCCAGGGCGACCGCTATCTGGGTGCTCTAGGACTCATGGATACGGCGCGTCCCGCCGCCAAGGCGGTGATCGCGCGGCTGCGCCTGCTGGGCGTCAAGCGCATCGTCATGCTCTCGGGTGACAACCAAACCGTCGCCAGCGCCGTTGCCCGCGAATTGGGCCTGGACGAAGCCTTTGGCGGTCTGATGCCGGAGGACAAGGTTGAATTCATCAAGGCGACGAAAGCCCAAGAGGGCAAAGTCGCCATGGTCGGGGATGGGGTCAATGACGCCCCAGCCATGGCCAACGCCACCGTCGGCATCGCCATGGGTGCGGCGGGATCAGACGTCGCGTTAGAGACCGCCGACGTTGCCTTGATGGCCGACGATCTCAATCACCTTCCCTTCGCGGTCGGCTTGAGCCGTCAAACCAGCAGGGTCATCAAGCAAAACCTATGGGTCAGCCTGGGCATGGTGGTCTTTCTGATTCCCGCAACGTTGCTGGGCCTGAAGATCGGCGAGGCGGTCATTTTCCATGAAGGGTCAACCTTGTTGGTTGTCGCCAACGCCCTGAGGCTTCTGGCGTATCGGGACAGAACGGCCTGATATCGCCGCCTCCTGCTGACTGGCGCCGGGAGCTCTTTAATCGGGCTCAAGGGGTTGGGCGTGATCGTTTGCGCCGGATCGATATGGTCCAGCGTGCACTCGGCGCGTTGATGGAGTGGCGACGAGCCCCGTCGCCTTCGCGGTTCAAACTCGACCAGCAAGGATGCCTGTCTATGGATCAACCTAAGAAATCCGAAGATCCAGTGACGCCGGTCGACCCAGTGGAGACGCCAGTGGTGACACCGGACAACCAAGATTCCGAGGCCGAAGACTCCACTTCCGAAACGGCGGCCGGCGGAATGATCAGTGAGGGCTCCACCGAGCCATTCTTGTCGGATGTCACCGAGGCGCCGCCCCGTCTGGGCGGCGAGGGTGGAATGATCGGAGAGGGCTGAGACTCTCGATCCGGGTCGGGCTAAGACGGCTGACCTGAGAGTGGCCAGCCGCGCGCAAGCCTAGGGACGTTCGCGTGGCGTCGCATCGCCACCCGCGTCGGCCGCTCGACGAGATGGAGCGCGAGGATCCCCACAGGAATGACGCCAAGGACCAACAGGGTCCAGATTGGCCAAAGCAAGGCGGCGCCCGAGACGTTAAACAATCGGGTGACGGCTCTGCCAGACAGCAGCTGCCAGGCCGATCAGCTGCGCTGGAGGCAAGGCATACTGGTCCAAGTCCAAAAGGCGCTTATCAGAGCAAGGACTCGGCCATATCGGTGAGGATCGGACACTCCGGCCGGCCATCGCCGGCGCAGCATTGGGACAAATGGCGCAGAGTGTCCGCCATAGCCTGCATTTCGGCGATCCGAGCATCAAGGTCAGCGACGTGACGGTCAGCAATAGCCTTGACCTCCCGACTAGGACGGTCCCGGTTCCGCCAAAGGGTCAGAAGCTGGGCAATCTCCGCCATCGAGAAACCCAGGCTTCGGCCCCGCTTGACGAACCGCAACTCGTTGATTTCGCGGGCGGCGTATTCGCGATAGTTCGCGTCGGTCCGGTTTGCAGGCCGCAGGAGCCCTATTTCCTCGTAGTAGCGGATCATCTTCGCCGAAACGCCGCTCGCCCTAGAGGCCTGGCCGATATTCATTGCCGATCCTCAGAGCTTTACCGCGCGAAGGCGAAGCGCGTTGCCGATCACACTGACAGACGAGAGCGCCATGGCTAGCGCCGCGATCCCCGGCGACAGCAGCAGACCAAACACCGGATAGAGTAGGCCAGCAGCGATCGGGACGCCCGCAACATTGTAGGCGAAGGCAAAAAATAGGTTCTGACGAATGTTGCGCATCACCGCGCGAGACAGCCGCCGAGCCTTTATCAAGCCCTGCAAGTCACCTTTAAGCAGCGTGACCCCAGCGCTCTCAATGGCGACGTCGGCTCCTGCGCCCATGGCGATGCCAACGTCGGCAGCGGCGAGGGCAGGGGCGTCGTTCACCCCGTCACCGGCCATGGCCACCACCCGGCCCTCTGATCGCAGCTTTTCAACCACTGCGGCTTTTTGCTGAGGCAGAACATCGGCCTCTACGTCGTCGATGCCCAACTTGGCCGCCACAGCAAGGGCTGTAGTTCGATTGTCGCCGGTCATCATCACCAGACGAATCCCCTCGGCCTTCAACTGGCGGACCGCTTCGGCTGTCGTCGACTTGATGGGGTCGGCGATTGCGAGAACGCCCGCGAGCTGGCCATCGATGGCGACGAAGATGGCCGACGCGCCATCTTTTCTCAGCGCGTCGGCCTTGGTTGCCAATGCGCTCGTGTCGATGGCCTGTTCCACCATGAAGGCGGGCGAGCCGAGCAGTATACGGCGACCCTCGACTTGACCCATGACGCCCTTGCCGACCGGCGAGTCAAAGTCGATGGGAGTGGTCAACAGGAGGCTGCGATCGTTCGCGGCCCGCACGATAGCGTCCGCCAGCGGGTGCTCGCTGGAACGTTCCAGGCTCGCCGCAAGCCGGAGTAGATCGGTTTCGTCAACCCCGGGAACCACGAGGATTTGGGTGACCGCCGGCCGACCTTCAGTAAGGGTGCCGGTCTTGTCGACGATCAGGGTGTCGATCTTCTCGAAGCGCTCTAGGGCCTCGGCGTCCTTGATCAGGACGCCAGCATGCGCCCCCCGACCAACCCCCACCATGATGGAAATAGGCGTCGCCAGGCCAAGCGCGCAGGGACAGGCGATGATCAGCACCGACACCGCCGCGACAAGGCCATGAGCTAGGGCAGGCTCGGGTCCAACGAAGGCCCAGATCGCGAAGGCGAGGATCGCCGAGAGGATAACCGCTGGCACGAACCAGCCCGAAACACGGTCTGCCATGCGTTGAATGGGCGCGCGGCTACGCTGCGCCTGGGCCACCATCTGAACGATCTGGGACAGCAGAGTGTCAGCGCCGACCTTTTCGGCGCGCATGACAAAGGAGCCGGTTTTGTTGATCGCGCCGCCGACCACCTTATCGCCTGGCCCTCGGGTGACGGGCATCGACTCGCCCGTGACCATAGACTCGTCGATTGAAACGCGACCCTCCGTCACCTCACCGTCGACTGGAACCTTTTCACCAGGCCGAACACGCAGGCTGTCGCCGACGGTGATGAGATCTAGGGTAACCTCTTCATCGGTTCCGTCGCTGCGCACCCGACGGGCGGTCTTGGGCGCAAGGTCCATCAGCGCGCGGATCGCCCCCGATGTCTGCTCGCGGGCTCTCAGCTCGAGCAATTGGCCCAGCAGGACAAGGACCGTGATGACGGCGGCGGCTTCGAAATAGAGCGGCGCGCTGCCATCGGCGGATCGGAAGGCGGTCGGGAAGACGTCCGGCGCCAAGACGGCCACAACGCTGAATATCCAGGCCACGCCGATGCCCATGGCGATGAGCGTGAACATATTGAGATTGCGGGTAACGAGCGAGCGCGCCCCACGCTCGAAGAAGGGCCAGCCGGCCCAGAGCACGACCGGGGTCGCCAGCACCAGCTGGATCCAGCCTGAGGTGGCGGGGCTAAGACGCATCATCAGGCCGGTGAGGTGCCCGCCCATCTCCAGGGCGAAGACCGGAACCGTCAGCACAAGGCCGATCCAGAACCGGCGCGTCATGTCGGCCAGCTCAGGATTGGGACCCGCGTCAGCCGTGATCAAGTCCGGCTCCAGCGCCATGCCGCAAATAGGGCAGGACCCGGGCCCTACCTGGCGAATCTCCGGGTGCATAGGACAGGTGTAGATGGTCCCGGCGGGGGCGCTTTCTGCGGCGGCCGGCTTATCGGCCAGGTATTTCTGCGGGTCTGCCACGAACTTCGCGCGGCATCCCGCCGAGCAGAAGAAGAAGGGCTGCCCTTCGTGCGTCGCCTTGTGGGCCGTCGTCTCGGGGTTCACCGTCATGCCGCAGACAGGATCGATCGTCTTGGCGATGTCGGCGGTCGCCGGTCCGTGCGTGCAGCCTGATCCGTGCTGATGGTGGGCATGTCCCATTGGGTCGGCCATATCAGTCTCCTTGAGGCCGCCCCGGACGGCCGCCAAATCAACCCTCAAGCCTCCCATCATGGGAAGGTCAAGGGTTCTTTTCCTTTAGGCACAACGCGCGGGATGGCTTGAAGCAGCTGATCCCCCTTAGCCCACGCGTCCCTGGTCCGGGCGTGCTAGCATTCAGTGATGCCAACGATTGAAGTTCTAGGACGGCGCGACCACGTCCTGAACAGGGAATGCTTCTGCATCACTCTGGACAATCAGGGCTTACAGGCCGCGATCCGCGCCCAATTGCCTGCCGAAACAGGCTCCGCATCCCTCGTCACTAATCACCCGCATCTCTTCGCGCAGGCGCCGGTGTTTTTGGCGCGGGAGGACCTGGAAGCCATGCTCGATGTGGTTGGCGCCATCGAGGCCGCCGCAGCAACACCAGCATATCAAGATGCTGTTCTCACCTGGGCGACAGCGATCGCCCGTGAGGACTTTGGACCGCGCGGCGCCTTCATGGGCTATGACTTTCACCTAACCGATAGTGGTCCCAAGCTTATCGAGGTCAATACCAACGCTGGCGGCGCCTTCCTGAACGCCTTTCTGGCCCGCGCTCAGATGGCCTGCTGCGAGGAGGCTAGGGTGGTGACGCGATCGGCGCAGTCGGAGGAGTTTGAGCCGGCCGTCTGGCGCATGTTCATGAGTGAATGGGAGAGCCAGCGTGGGACACTGCCGCTGCGCTCGGTGGCCATCGTCGATGATCGCCCGGAAGAGCAATACCTCTTTCCTGAATTTCTTCTCGCTCAGCGCTTCTTCGAGCGACAGGGGTTGCGGGCTCTGATTGCGGACCCTGGCGAGCTTAGCCTTGCGGATGGGCGCCTGCTCTGCCGTGGCGAGCCGGTCGATCTGGTTTACAATCGCCTGGTCGATTTCTCGTTTGGGGCTCCGGGACATCAGGTCGTGCATGACGCCTACCGGTCCGGCGCAGTTGTGCTGACGCCAAGTCCCCGCAACCACGCGCTCTTCGCCGACAAGCGAAACCTGACCCTGTTGTCCGACGGCGTCGCCGTCAGCGCTTTTGGGCTGACGCTTAAACAGCAGCAGAGCCTTTCGGCCATTCCGCGCACCGTCTTGGTGACGGCCGCGAATGTCGATGAGCTCTGGTCGGCGCGAAAACGATACTTTTTCAAACCGGCGGGCGGCCATGGCGGAAAGGCTGTCTACCGCGGCGACAAGATGACCCGCAGCGTATGGGAGCACATTCAGCAGGGCGACTATATCGCCCAGGAATTGGCCACGCCGAGCCAGCGCCGCATTCGGATCGACGGTGAGATCAAGACGCTCAAGCTCGACGTTCGCCTCTACACGTTTATGGGATCTCCCCTCCTGACCGCCTCTCGTGTCTATCAAGGGCAGACCACGAATTTCAGAACGGCCGGCGGTGGATTTGCGCCTGTTTTCGTTACTTGATCCTTGCTGGCGGCCCGTTGTCGAGAAGCCCGCCGGCCAGCGGGAGATGGCATCAGACCGTTTGCGACCTGAGCTAATGATCGCGGAAGGCTTCGGGATCCAGGGTCGTCGCAAGGATCTTGCGAGCGCGATAGACCCGGGTCTCAACCGACTTGGCTGAAACACCAAGGATCGCGGCGGCTTCCAGATGCGATAGACCGTCAAAGGCGGTGAGCACGAGAGGAGCCTTTAGAGCGTCAGGAAGCTTTGCAATCGCCAGCTCCAACACCTTCATCGATTGCTGTTGGCGCAATTGATCATCGGCCGCTAGGCTTGGATCAATCGCTTGGGCGAGCGCATCGTCCGGCGCTGCGACCCCGAAAAAGAACCGGCGCACAGCCATCTTGCGCCCGCGGTCTCGCGCCTTGTTGATCGCGATGGTGCGCAGCCAGGGACCGAAGGCGCGGGAGGGGTCGTATTTTCCCAGTGCGGACCAAGCAGCAACGAACGCCTCGTGCACGGCCTCGTAGGCTTCGTCGGCATCGCCGGTGTAGCGACGCAGCAGCCGGTAGAGCGCTTCTTTATGTCGGCCCACCAGGAACGCGAAGGCGCGCTCATCACCCTTCGCGGCTTGGCACGCCAGAGCCTCGTCGGTGGGCGTCGCTGCGGTCACTGCGACTGTTCGGTGAGGTTCTTAACGACCGTGTCGTCAAAGCGCGAGGTCTGCTGCGGGGTCAGCACCGTGCGCATCGCGATCACATGCTGGACGCTTTCTTTTTGAAGCGCGCCCATTGCCATATGAAAACGATCAATCGCCGCCTGTACCTTGGGCGTATAGCTGTGCTGTTCCTGGATGGCCTGGGCAAGTTCGGCGTTTGCGGCCCGCATCTCAGCTTCCAGCGTCAGGCGTTTGGCTGCGTACTGACGCTCCAAGCCATCAATGCGACGCTCCTGATCGGGTGTCAGATCAAGTTGTTCATGCACGAGCTGATGCAGCGGCGTGGTATGATGCATCCGGCGCACGACATATTGCCCGCCGCCCCAAGCCCCGATGGCTGCGGCCAAGGTCGACAGGACCAGTGTCAGGACGATGCTGCGGCTGATGCTCACCGTTCGCCCTCTAACAATGTCGATGGTGCGAGATGTGCAGCCACCGAAAAGGTGTTGAGTTGCTGCGGCGCTGCCACCGTGCTGGCGGCCGCCAACCCGCCCGCTGTGACACCCATGGCCAGGGCCAGGCTGACTGAGGCGACGCGGACGGGAGCCAGTGCAGCGCCGGCCTTCAAGTCAGCACTGCGGCGCGCGATGCCGCGCGTCACGTCCCATTCCAGCCCGTCCAACGACCGGTCTAGCGGCCTAGCCGCCAGCCGGTCGATGAGGTCATCGATGTTCAAAGTCATGTTCGGTCCTTCGCCCCGGAGGTGTCCCACTGACTATACGCGGCAGAAACCCTTTATCCCGCAAGTGTGGACCCCGCCCGAAAATGACGCTCGGCGCCATGCCCGCCGGCGCCAGTTTCAGATAGGCTGCGGCGTTATCCGCCGTGCTTGCGGATAAACATCTCCAGCTCGGCTTTGGCCTTCGTGTTTTCGTCGATCGTCGCCTGCGCCATACGTTTGGCTTCCGCGTCGTGGCCATGCTTGAGCAGCGATCGGCTCATCTCGATGGCGCCTTGATGGTGGACGATCATCTTCTTGGCCCAC
Above is a window of Caulobacter henricii DNA encoding:
- a CDS encoding DUF190 domain-containing protein, which encodes MTADRLHILRIFIDADVLEADQPYSKVLFERAKALGIANASALQVAESYGGAGIVHGAKALDLAPGGRVIIELVDQEDRLRAFLDTLGPGEDVGLVTLETIAVVKHGGHHHHSAT
- a CDS encoding heavy metal translocating P-type ATPase; the protein is MASATPQTQTGRQPDPDPDPDRAHDHGGKSTDAHAHGGFLGERTELFFAIGSGVALAIGWLLSQKVSGLAPLSLFIIAYGLGGFFTIKEAVGSLRKGKFEIDSLMLVAAAGAAALGQWAEGALLLFLFSIGHALEHFAMGRARRAIEALAELAPECASVRRDGAIIDVPVEDLQIGDIVLVKPNERIASDGVVVVGQSSVNQAPVTGESVPVDKRPAADASLTFEKASAEHRVFAGTINGSGAIEVRVARVSSETTLARVVKMVAEAEAQRSPTQQFTDRFERLFVPAVLVGVGLLMLAFLVRDEPFSVSFYRAMAVLVAASPCALAISVPSAVLSGVARAGRGGVLVKGGGPLENLGTLTVLAFDKTGTLTEGKPRVTDVCPAQGVEEHQLLAVAIAVESLSDHPLAAAVVRDGGARLGDRPRMIAEGVSSLTGKGVEAQVEGQRVVIGKPGLFEGEDGEPMPDAVRAVASQLEAQGRTVMVVRQGDRYLGALGLMDTARPAAKAVIARLRLLGVKRIVMLSGDNQTVASAVARELGLDEAFGGLMPEDKVEFIKATKAQEGKVAMVGDGVNDAPAMANATVGIAMGAAGSDVALETADVALMADDLNHLPFAVGLSRQTSRVIKQNLWVSLGMVVFLIPATLLGLKIGEAVIFHEGSTLLVVANALRLLAYRDRTA
- the cueR gene encoding Cu(I)-responsive transcriptional regulator — its product is MNIGQASRASGVSAKMIRYYEEIGLLRPANRTDANYREYAAREINELRFVKRGRSLGFSMAEIAQLLTLWRNRDRPSREVKAIADRHVADLDARIAEMQAMADTLRHLSQCCAGDGRPECPILTDMAESLL
- a CDS encoding heavy metal translocating P-type ATPase; protein product: MADPMGHAHHQHGSGCTHGPATADIAKTIDPVCGMTVNPETTAHKATHEGQPFFFCSAGCRAKFVADPQKYLADKPAAAESAPAGTIYTCPMHPEIRQVGPGSCPICGMALEPDLITADAGPNPELADMTRRFWIGLVLTVPVFALEMGGHLTGLMMRLSPATSGWIQLVLATPVVLWAGWPFFERGARSLVTRNLNMFTLIAMGIGVAWIFSVVAVLAPDVFPTAFRSADGSAPLYFEAAAVITVLVLLGQLLELRAREQTSGAIRALMDLAPKTARRVRSDGTDEEVTLDLITVGDSLRVRPGEKVPVDGEVTEGRVSIDESMVTGESMPVTRGPGDKVVGGAINKTGSFVMRAEKVGADTLLSQIVQMVAQAQRSRAPIQRMADRVSGWFVPAVILSAILAFAIWAFVGPEPALAHGLVAAVSVLIIACPCALGLATPISIMVGVGRGAHAGVLIKDAEALERFEKIDTLIVDKTGTLTEGRPAVTQILVVPGVDETDLLRLAASLERSSEHPLADAIVRAANDRSLLLTTPIDFDSPVGKGVMGQVEGRRILLGSPAFMVEQAIDTSALATKADALRKDGASAIFVAIDGQLAGVLAIADPIKSTTAEAVRQLKAEGIRLVMMTGDNRTTALAVAAKLGIDDVEADVLPQQKAAVVEKLRSEGRVVAMAGDGVNDAPALAAADVGIAMGAGADVAIESAGVTLLKGDLQGLIKARRLSRAVMRNIRQNLFFAFAYNVAGVPIAAGLLYPVFGLLLSPGIAALAMALSSVSVIGNALRLRAVKL
- a CDS encoding RNA polymerase sigma factor — its product is MTAATPTDEALACQAAKGDERAFAFLVGRHKEALYRLLRRYTGDADEAYEAVHEAFVAAWSALGKYDPSRAFGPWLRTIAINKARDRGRKMAVRRFFFGVAAPDDALAQAIDPSLAADDQLRQQQSMKVLELAIAKLPDALKAPLVLTAFDGLSHLEAAAILGVSAKSVETRVYRARKILATTLDPEAFRDH
- a CDS encoding Spy/CpxP family protein refolding chaperone produces the protein MSISRSIVLTLVLSTLAAAIGAWGGGQYVVRRMHHTTPLHQLVHEQLDLTPDQERRIDGLERQYAAKRLTLEAEMRAANAELAQAIQEQHSYTPKVQAAIDRFHMAMGALQKESVQHVIAMRTVLTPQQTSRFDDTVVKNLTEQSQ